The Flavobacterium johnsoniae genomic sequence TTTCTAATTGATTATTCTTTAGCGTTTCTTCAATAATTTGTTTATTTAGTGCTACAACAGCAAATTGCCTTTTACGGTCAGTATAATCATTAGAAATTTTATAAATTTGATATAACTCATTAAATTTAGGAAATAATGCTGTTCTCATTTTTTTATGACTATTTATTCTCTACAATCTTATTCCTTCCAACTCAAATTAAATATGGAAATAAAAACTGCTCATTTTTAACAATACTTACTCGTTTTCTATTAAAATCAGCTTCTAAACTTGGTGTAAGTAGTTGTTTTATATTTTTTTTTGCTACCAACTCTTTTCCAATATTTTTTTAGTGCTGGAAGCCTTAATTTTATCATAGTTTTTAATTTAGTAACAAATTAAACATTTTGATGGTTTTATAATTGTTAAGATCTAAATCTTATAATAAATTTTACTTTAAGACAATCACTCTATTCTCTGCATCATATTTATATTTAATTACCTCTCCACTAATAATTAAGTCAATAGCATGTTCAATAATATCAAGCGGAGCAATAAACCACTCTCTAGGAGTATAGCGTTTTTTATTTTCATCAAAGATGTCAATATTCATACAGGCTTTTCCGAAGAAATTATGCAGCAACTGTTCCAGTTTTTGGGGATTCATATTGTAGCATTTCCAAGCACTGACTATTTGTACCGGAGCCATTAGGTAAGTTGGTTCTTTTTCGGCATTTTTAATTCTTTCCTGAACCTCATCTTTTGAATAACCTATTTTATATAAATTGTCTATCGTAATGATTTTTTCGTCTTTACTTTTCGATATCAATACATAGATGAAACCTGCTTCTTTGTCTTCATCGGTAATGTCATTAAATTTTTCGATAAAAGCCTCATTTACTTCATCAACGTTTTCAGAAACGACTTTTCCATTGGCATACAAAATTTTCTCTACCGATCTTTTCAACATATTCGATTCGGTTCCGTTTTCAAAAACGCATCTGGTTCGTCCGTCTTCGCGAACTCGGGTACCGTCTTCTTTGTAGTGCTCTTTTTTGGTTATTTGAATTTTTTCCAATAGAAACAAAACTCCATTATGAACATAATAAGTTCCTTCACGCAAATTACCTTGTTTAAAGTCGACTAATTTTCTTTTCCCATTGGACAAATCATTATGAATCCCCTTAAACAAGCGTTCGTACTCGTCAAATTTCTTTATTGATTTTCTTCTTGCTACGAAATCTGCTGCTGCTCTATCGTCATCTTTTGGAGTGTGTTTGAAATCAAACAAATCGGTATTATCATCCAATAAATCGAAAGTATCATCGGCAAAGATATCATCAAAGGATTCAATTGTTTTCACTTCCAATTTCAATAAACCGTGATCATCTTCCCTTAGTAAAGATTCTAATTTATTAATATCGGCTCTTATTCCTTTTAATCGGGTATAAAGTTGGTATTCGGATATGTTAGCCGGATTGGGTTGAGGTTCCCGATTGTGCTTTTTGAAAAAAGCATTAATTTCTCCAAAAGAAGCCACCAATCTTTCATCTGCATTACGAGCATTAGAAATCTTTGGTTTGACATTTAAAATGTCAAACTCATCGTTATTAAAAATATCATCCAGAACTTTATTCTTATCCATTTGACATTCGTTTTCTTTTTTCCTCCTTCAAATAAATAATACATTCGGCCATTCTTCTTTCCAATGGATTGTTTGCATTTAGGCTTGGTTCTCTATCATACATTTTTTTGAACTCGACAATTTTGGGCCACAGAATTTTAGCTTCTTCAAAATCCATTTTAACTCTTGTGGCTTCAATGGTGTCCTGAATTACTTTCAGCACTTTTGCTGTCACCGATTTCGAAAGGATTTCGAAAGCTTTTTGAAAAGGATTAATGGTATCAATTAAATCGATATGTATGTCTTCTATGTTTATGAATTTATCGGCCATCCTGATAAACCGTTGGTCACCTACTTCTTTAATTTCTCCGTTTTTTACAACTGAATCCACCACAACATGTTGACGAATTTCTTCAATTTCATCATCAGACAATTCAGGATATTTGACCCTAATGATTTTGGGTATCAAAACTTTGTTGATTACTTCGGGATCAATATTTCCCGGCATTGCTTTCAGCATAGTGTCATCCTGCAATATTGTAGCTTTCAGGTCATTTAAATCTGATTCAACTATGTCTTTGACCCTTTTAGAGCTTGGCTCTTTAAAACCTCTTATTCTGATTTCACCAGATTTTACATCTTCGTCCTCATTATCAATTTTGGTCTTGAACTTAAAATTTGGAGCCAATACCTGTTCCATCAACAATGAAGCAGTAATGGCTTTCAACATATTATTAGTAGCAATTTTTACATCATCTTGGATGGCTTCAGGGCTGGCAATAAGGTTGGTAAATTGAGCGTGGGTTTTATTGTTGCTATCCCTCGTGCAACGACCAATAATCTGGATTATCTCAGTTAATGAACCTCTGTAACCCACCGTTAAAGCGTGTTCACAAAAAGGCCAGTCGAAACCTTCCTTTGCCATTCCCAATGCAATAATCAAATCCATATCATCAACTGATTTGATGTTTCGTAAGTAGTTGACTATCTTATCTCTTTCTCTTAAACTATCCTCCACTAAATCGGCTACTTTCAATAACTTACCGTCTCCATGGCGTTTGATATGAATCACACCAGTATCGGAGTCTTGCTTAATTACGTCTCCAATGGCATCTAAAATGAAATTGACCTCGTTGTGTTTGTCTTTGGTAGATTCTCCTGAATTTACATTTGGAATATGGAGTATTGTTTTTTTATTGGTATCCAGAATTTCAAGTATAGCTGAAGTGTATTTTCCTGTGTAAAAGTGGTATCCAATTCCCAAAGATTTTAGAAAGTTGTAACCATTTAATTGTTCGTAATAATTGTAAGTTACTTTAGTAAACTTTGCTTCGTTCTCTGGTGTTAAAATAGGTACGCTATCCCCTCTAAAATAAGAGCCTGTCATTGCCACAATATGAGCCGTAGATTTGCTCATTATAGATTTTAATAATTCACCCAATCTATTATTCGCATCGGCAGAAACGTGGTGGAATTCATCGATTGCAAGAAGTGTATCATTGAATTTTGTTTCGTCAAATTCTTCACAAGCAAAGCGTAAAGTGGCGTGTGTACAGATTAATATTTTCTCGTCGCTATCCATAAATTTATGGAATGCTTTTACTTTACTGCTGCTTCCTTCGTCCCCTGGTGTACAAAGATTGTACTCATCGTTTAGTTCCCAATTGGCAAAAAAACCATCTCTTTTTAAATCCATTGAAGAGAATGAACTACCAATAGAACGCTCCGGAACTGCAACAATTACTTTTTTAATTCCTTGATTTACTAGTTTATCTAATGCCAAGAACATTAAGGCACGTGATTTCCCTGATGCCGGAGGTGCTTTTAATAATAAATACTGTGCATCACGAGATTCAAAGGCACGAGTCTGCATTTCTCTCATACCCATCGGATTTGTTTTTGTACTGTTTCCCGTTTTATGATAATTTACATTTACTATATCTGGCATATATTTCGTTATTGATGGTTAATTACCTCTATTATGAGCTTGATTTTTTAATAAAACGGTAGTTTATTTAATAATTTTAAACACTTTAACTACTTAACAAAAAACAAACAAACCCTTATTTAACAGCTACTTAAGAAGTTTTACTACTGCTTTATTTAATATTTTTATTTAATATTTTTATTTTTTATTTAATATTTTTAACACCCACTTGGACTTTATTCTACTACCAATATTCTCAATAGTATTTCCTGCCATTTCTTGAATTAAATTATTGATATAGATTTTTCTCTGCTTTTCATTTTTATAATCTGGCAGGTTAGCAAATAGTATAGAATCAATTTCTTCACGCGTAGCAAAACCGTGGTTCTTTATATGCTGAATAACAAAACCTTTATAGACCTCTTTGTCTAATCCTTTGTTTTTAGTGTAATTAGCCTTTTGCCCTGTAAGTTCTGCAAGTGTTGCTGATATATAATAGTTCGGTTTTCTACCTTCAATAAGTTCTTTTTTCTTTAATAGTTTTGCAGCATCATCATTGATTGGTAAATGTTTCTGGACTTTGTCTAAAAGAATTACTTCTGTTAAACTTAAATCGTCTTTTTTCTCAATTAGCAGTTTAGAGTAATTTTCATCTATTGTATGTCCGTAAATCTCCAAAACTACATTGTTTCTGGTTGATTTTGTATAATCTGGTAATGGAAAAAATCTTTTGCGTTGCTCTACATACATCCTGTAAATACCATAACCCATTGTATCGATCATATTCAGATTAACCATTGCATTGACTAACCAACGATTTCGATATTTTTTGGGTGTTTTTTCTCCAGTTGTATAATCTTCGGCTGTTCCTTCAAAGAAACCTCCTTCGTTAGAAAAAATCAGTTTATTAACTTGTTCGGTCAATACTATTCGTGAATTATGGCTATAATCTTGATGTGCAATACAATTATTTAAAGCTTCTAAAATTACTTTTGTATCGTATTTATTCACTTCGGTTGAAAGCAATTGATTGTCTGGAAAAAACTTATACTTTACATTTCGTATTCTTTTTAAAATATCGTTAATGCTAACAAATAGAGGAATATCAAAATGCTCATAAGCTTTCTCTTCGGTATCCAATTTCCAAGTGATTTGTGCCACTGATGGCGAAATACAATGTGATGCTTCGGGTTTTCCTAAAAGTATTATTGCTGTATTGGTTATTTTTCCTCCAATTGTTATTTTGGCTTTGTCAAGAAATGTTTTTGCATCCCAATCGTCTATTTTATCATAAATGGCTGTACCAGCATTTTTTTCTTTAAACTTGTCTTTAGCTTTTACAATAGCATCAGGATCTAAATCCTCAATAGTTGCACTATCAATACAATTTGCGGACCAATCTTCCTCTGAATTGTAAATTGCTTTTACATGCTCTGGATAATTTCTTAAATCAGTTAAGCTACTATCAAATCTAATATATGGTATTTTTTTAAAGTGTGTAGGCTCTCCTTTAGCAGCAGGAATTCTAAATATTTCGACATGAGCACTATCATACTGACAAACAAAATGATTGAAACGAACTGAAGGATGTAAATATTGACGCAAATACAATTCTAGTTCTTGGTTGCCTTCTTTCTTATTTTTAAGTTTAAAAGTTGTTCCTGTAACCTGATGTGTATTATCGTCGATACCAAAAATAAAATAACCAAAAGATTGATTGTTAATACAAGCAGCATTTGAAATGGCAGAAATATACTGTCCAATTTTGTCGTTAGTAGTTGCAGTGCCTTTTTTAAACTCTACCCATTCATTTTCTTTGGGCAAAGCTCTCAACTCATCGATTAATTCTATTAATTCGGGATTTGTCATTTTGTATTTTTATTTTTTTTTACCTTTTAAGATTTTATTTTACTTATTCTTAATACAGTATGTAATGTTGCTAAATAATAATAAAAAATCCAGCTGTACCAAATCTCTTTATTGTAATTAGTTTTTTGGTCAGCATTGTGATGTCTTATGCCAAAATTATTAGCAATATTAAAAATGTCATTTTCATCTTTCTTATCCAAATGTTTTTTTATTTCAGGTCTTAAAAATTCTAGTACATCAGCCAACTCTCTAATAGCTTCTTTTCTATCATCTAATGTAGATTTTGCTTTCCTAAACTTTAGTATTGCAGAATTCATTTTATTAGAAATATTACCGGCATCATCTGTTGGAATATCAGCTTCAAATAAATTAGTTAGACCATTATCGGACAAAATTAAGATCTCTCCGTTTTCTGAAATTTCAAATCCATCTTTATAGTCACGCAAAATAATATTCATCGTATTTCTGAAATGTTGCTTTCCGTCGAGTTTACTATAAGATTCATAATGATATCTGCCACATCCAAATCTAGTTTCATCACAATAAATACCAATGTGCCCTTTCGAACAATGGTCGTATAAAAATTCTAAAACATCAAAAAAATCTTCTTCACTATAATTATTAAGCGAAGTTGGTATTGGAAATAAATTTTTTTTTCGCATTTTCAGGAAAATATAATCACTAAAATGATTACTTACTTTTCCTTGTATATGATCGTTATTACACCAAAAACCAATATATTCTTGAAAATACCCCTCTTTATTAAGAATATTATAATTGCTCAAAAAGAGATCTTTTAACATTCCGAAATCAATTTTACCATCCCCTGTACGAACAGAGTAATATTCTCTTTCCATTAATTTTTCACTTGTTTTACTTTCTTTCTTTTCAAAAACAACATATCTTTTTCTTTTTCCTCTGCAATCATTTTTTCATACAATTTGAAAAGGTATTCCAATCTTTCTTCATCGCTTTCAAAAGGCTTGGAACGATAACAACGTTCTACCGCCAAATCATTTAAATGATGTGCTTCTCGCAGACCTTTGGGCATTTTTTCAGGGTCGTAGAGTTGTGCCAAGGTTTTCTCGGAGTAGTTTTCCCGTTCTTCTAAAATTCTAAAAGCAGATTGTGTTAATTCTCCTTTTTGGTATTCTGAAAGTGATGGGAATGGGAAAGTATTGTAACATAAAGAATTTGAATAAGTAATATCAGTTTTTATACCCCCTCCAACAGATTTAGCCCAGAGGAAATGTATTCTAGATGTCAAAAAACTTAAGATAGTTATTTCTGAATCATAAATTACTTGGACTGAGTGTAATGTTTGTACATTTCCAAACTTAATATCTACTGGCAAATAATTCCTTTTACTACTAGATGTTTGAGGCATCATAATAGTGTGCTCCTTTGGTTCATGTACATATCTAAATCTATAAGGAATATTGGCAAGTGATTTTGCAACTTGACCTCCATTAGTACGGAATGAATATACTAAATCAAACCTTCTTTTAAATTCAGGTATCTTAACGGCCTCATTAAACTCGTCTTCATTTACCCATATACACCATTGAACCTCTCCTTTCATTAAACTAGAACCGCCATATAATCGTCTAATAAATTTTTCGGAATTAGGATAAGATTCGAATATTTTATTTTTTTCGTCATCGCTTAAGGTTAAAAACCCCCCATCAATTGCCTGATTACCATAGACTACTCTTGGAACTACTCCTAAAGGTTCTGCTCTTTTCTGTACAGAAACATTTTGTTTATTTGTTAAATAAGGTGAAATATTATTTACTATTGCTTTTGTACCACCTGTAAAAATATATTTACTTTCGTTGTTAACATTTCTTAATCCAACAATAATTACTGCAACAACCGCAGCTTTTTTGGCATTATTAGACCATTTAAAAGCTTGATATGCAAAATGAATTTCTAAATTTTTATTAAAAATATAAGGCCATAATAAATCAACTTGTTGTCCTTGGCAAATAGAATTGGTAGAAACAAATGCAAATTTTGAGTTATTCCCTTGTATGTATTTACTTCCGAGATAAAACCAACATGCTATATAATCCAAACTATTTTTCCCTGAAATATCTTTTAAAGAAATTGAAACATCGCTTTTTTGCTCATCATTTTGGTTTCTAGCACCCAAAAAAGGTGGATTCCCCAAAATGTAAGTTTCATCATTTGGTAGTTTTGGGCAAACAACTTCCCAATCTACTCTAGTAGCGTTTCCATGAACAATAGAGCTGGTTTTTTGCAAGGGTAGTGCCGGTTTTGTTCTACCAAAAGCTTTAAAAAACTCTTGATTCATTTGGTGTTCTGCCAGCCAAAGTGAAAGTATGGCGATTTCGTGAGCAAAATCGTCAATCTCAATACCATAAAAATTATTCAAGCTTATGCCTGAGTATTGGTTCGAGTACGTTTTATTTACTTTATCAATTTCCTTGAAGATAAACATTTCCAGTTTTCTCAATTCTTTGTAGGCGATAATCAGGAAGTTTCCACTACCGCAAGCCGGGTCAAATAGTTTGATGCTCCAAATCCTTTTCAATAATGCTTCGAGCTTGTTTTTGTTGCCATTGGCATTTTCAAATTCTGCATATAAATCATTCAAAAACAAAGGCTCTATTACTTTCATAATATTAGGTACACTCGTGTAGTGCTGTCCTAAACTACCACGTTGATCTACCGAAATAACCGCCTGAAACATAGAACCAAAAATATCTGGATTTATAGATTCCCAATTTTGGTCGCCACTATCCAAAATTGCTTGTCGACTACGGCGTGTAAAAACTGGTGCTGTATATTGGTTTTCGAACAAACCGCCATTTACATAAGGAAATTTTTGAAGATATTCAGGAAGGACAATTCTCGAATTATCTGTACTGGGAATGTTCATCACTGCAAACATTTTATCAAGATAGTCGCTTAAATCGCTACCATCTGTTTGCGTGTGGTTTTGAATGGAATGGGTAAACAAGTTCTTTTCGAAGATCCCTGTATCTTCTGCAAAATAGCAAAATAACAAGCGGGAAAGAAATACATTCAGTCCGTGAATAAATTCGGGAGAATTATCTGGATTATCTTTTTTGATTTCGTCAAAAAGCTTTGCCATTTTTTCAGCCGCTTTTACATCAGCCGGATTCTCATTTTGGTGTTGTGCTTTTTCCATACCTGCCCAAGGCAAAAAGAAATCAAAATGTTTTGGCAATGCAGTAAAATCGATATCTAAACTATCGTTTGTTTTCACATCAATGGCGAGCAAAGTCTTGAAATCGGTAACGATTACAAAACGCTGCTCTTGTTTGAGTGTGTTTTTTATCTCGGAAATGGCTTGATGCAAATCTTGATTAAAGACTGGTTTGAAAAACAGTTTTTTCTTCCACGATATTTCCCCTTCTATTTTTGATAAGTTAAGATTTCCTTTTTGTAATCGTGTTATGGAAGCTTTTGGTGAACCATAGGCCAATAATAACTCAAAAATAAAAGTTTCTTTATTGAAATCCAGAATCAAGTCTTGAAGATTTTGTTCTATTTGGGCAATGTTCATAAGTAAATTATGTTACAATTTTGTGGAATGAGGTTTTGATTAAACCTGATATTTTAATTGCTAAGATATTAAAAAATACATCAAAAGGTTGTTGCATTTTTACACAAATCATCTTCTTATTGCTCTCTTTCTTTTTCTTTTTGGAAATTCATCATCAACACCTGGAACAGTTTCAAAGAGAAGAGATGATAAAATGGATGTTAATTTTTCGGTGTTAATTTTCCAATCCTCTAATGACGGTTCGGTTTGTTGCAATTGCTTCGTTGTTTTATTATCGACCTTAAATAATTCATGGAATTTTAAGTTTTGATCAATTTCACTCTCTTTGAAATCTATTCCTGATTGTTCGTGAAAAAAGTGATTCTCTTGGATAAAATTATCTTTGTTTATTATTGGTAAAACTTGAATGGCAAATTTTATCATGCGTTGTTGATACTCTTTTAAATTGTTTGGTTTAGTCATCAAAATATTGAAATGAGCATTCTTAATTTGTTTTTTTATATAATTCCTATTAATCGATTCAATTTGTATTTTTTTGTTGATTTCATGTTTGTCTTGAGGATTTCCATTTTTTAAAATATTTTGATTCTGAAATTTTTCTAGCTCCTTTCGTTTATAATTAAAATGTTCATCAAAAGTTTTTTCGTTTGAATTGATCCATTTCACTCTATCAAACCCCACTTGATATTCGTTATTGCCAATTTTTCTATTGGATTGTTTTTCATTACAAGTAGGGCTTAGCTTTAATAGTTGAGTTTTGTCTTTTCTAGAAACAATAACATGAATATGAGATTGCAACCCTTTTTTATACTGTCCAGAAATTTCCTTTCCGTCAATAACCTCTTTATCTGTACCCTTAAATTTCCTAAAATGTTCAATTTTCCCAAAATAAACTAAATCAGCTCCCGTTTTTATCCCTTTATCTTGACGATTAAAATTCAAAGCATAGTTGTCCATCGCTTTGCGTCCATATTCTCTAATCAGATTATTAAATTGCTCTAATTCGGATGAATTTAATTCCAAAACACTTATTACTTCTCTTTTACCAGTAGCCAGAAAGGCAATATGACTCAACTCATTTTCGCTGAAGCTAATTGTTGGAGCAAAATATTTAGCATCATTTGCTCCTAATTTTCTTTTATTATTATCGATACAACTAATAACATCTATCGTCCTGATATTAATCTCTGAAGCTGTAAAGAAACCTTGTTTCCTATTTTCGAGCTGAGATATTTCATTCATTGAGGAAGATTTTTTGATGATTCTATCTAATTCTTCATTTTCCTTTTCTAAGTAAATAGCCAAGTTGGCACAACTTCCTTTATTGTCAGCTCCACGTGTACTATGTGGTTTAGATATTGGCATTATGAAAAAAGAGATTTAATTTTTACCAAAGTGCCCGATTTGTTTTTTTCGTCTAATAGTTGACAAATAAGTAAAATTGCTTGTCTATTTTTTTGTAATTCAGACGTTACCATTTTAGTCCTTTCTTCATCATTGCGATTTATTTTGTTCAGATTCTCAAAATGAGCTTTTTTAATTTCATTTGTTCGTTCTAAATGTTGATCTAAGATTTTATTTATCGAAATAATTAATTTAGAAATTTCTTCCATTTGAGCATTTTGATAATTAAAAACATCTTGTCTTAATGGTTTCAAAATATCTCTTTCTTGAACTTTTAA encodes the following:
- a CDS encoding RNA-binding domain-containing protein, producing MTNPELIELIDELRALPKENEWVEFKKGTATTNDKIGQYISAISNAACINNQSFGYFIFGIDDNTHQVTGTTFKLKNKKEGNQELELYLRQYLHPSVRFNHFVCQYDSAHVEIFRIPAAKGEPTHFKKIPYIRFDSSLTDLRNYPEHVKAIYNSEEDWSANCIDSATIEDLDPDAIVKAKDKFKEKNAGTAIYDKIDDWDAKTFLDKAKITIGGKITNTAIILLGKPEASHCISPSVAQITWKLDTEEKAYEHFDIPLFVSINDILKRIRNVKYKFFPDNQLLSTEVNKYDTKVILEALNNCIAHQDYSHNSRIVLTEQVNKLIFSNEGGFFEGTAEDYTTGEKTPKKYRNRWLVNAMVNLNMIDTMGYGIYRMYVEQRKRFFPLPDYTKSTRNNVVLEIYGHTIDENYSKLLIEKKDDLSLTEVILLDKVQKHLPINDDAAKLLKKKELIEGRKPNYYISATLAELTGQKANYTKNKGLDKEVYKGFVIQHIKNHGFATREEIDSILFANLPDYKNEKQRKIYINNLIQEMAGNTIENIGSRIKSKWVLKILNKK
- a CDS encoding BfmA/BtgA family mobilization protein, producing MNKKSIIIDEKAHAELGKLSESLRMNLGALIQEMIYYFKKTGIDPKDAVNKNPALMVAALDKRIVSFLKVQERDILKPLRQDVFNYQNAQMEEISKLIISINKILDQHLERTNEIKKAHFENLNKINRNDEERTKMVTSELQKNRQAILLICQLLDEKNKSGTLVKIKSLFS
- a CDS encoding DUF5712 family protein encodes the protein MPISKPHSTRGADNKGSCANLAIYLEKENEELDRIIKKSSSMNEISQLENRKQGFFTASEINIRTIDVISCIDNNKRKLGANDAKYFAPTISFSENELSHIAFLATGKREVISVLELNSSELEQFNNLIREYGRKAMDNYALNFNRQDKGIKTGADLVYFGKIEHFRKFKGTDKEVIDGKEISGQYKKGLQSHIHVIVSRKDKTQLLKLSPTCNEKQSNRKIGNNEYQVGFDRVKWINSNEKTFDEHFNYKRKELEKFQNQNILKNGNPQDKHEINKKIQIESINRNYIKKQIKNAHFNILMTKPNNLKEYQQRMIKFAIQVLPIINKDNFIQENHFFHEQSGIDFKESEIDQNLKFHELFKVDNKTTKQLQQTEPSLEDWKINTEKLTSILSSLLFETVPGVDDEFPKRKRKRAIRR
- a CDS encoding class I SAM-dependent DNA methyltransferase — its product is MNIAQIEQNLQDLILDFNKETFIFELLLAYGSPKASITRLQKGNLNLSKIEGEISWKKKLFFKPVFNQDLHQAISEIKNTLKQEQRFVIVTDFKTLLAIDVKTNDSLDIDFTALPKHFDFFLPWAGMEKAQHQNENPADVKAAEKMAKLFDEIKKDNPDNSPEFIHGLNVFLSRLLFCYFAEDTGIFEKNLFTHSIQNHTQTDGSDLSDYLDKMFAVMNIPSTDNSRIVLPEYLQKFPYVNGGLFENQYTAPVFTRRSRQAILDSGDQNWESINPDIFGSMFQAVISVDQRGSLGQHYTSVPNIMKVIEPLFLNDLYAEFENANGNKNKLEALLKRIWSIKLFDPACGSGNFLIIAYKELRKLEMFIFKEIDKVNKTYSNQYSGISLNNFYGIEIDDFAHEIAILSLWLAEHQMNQEFFKAFGRTKPALPLQKTSSIVHGNATRVDWEVVCPKLPNDETYILGNPPFLGARNQNDEQKSDVSISLKDISGKNSLDYIACWFYLGSKYIQGNNSKFAFVSTNSICQGQQVDLLWPYIFNKNLEIHFAYQAFKWSNNAKKAAVVAVIIVGLRNVNNESKYIFTGGTKAIVNNISPYLTNKQNVSVQKRAEPLGVVPRVVYGNQAIDGGFLTLSDDEKNKIFESYPNSEKFIRRLYGGSSLMKGEVQWCIWVNEDEFNEAVKIPEFKRRFDLVYSFRTNGGQVAKSLANIPYRFRYVHEPKEHTIMMPQTSSSKRNYLPVDIKFGNVQTLHSVQVIYDSEITILSFLTSRIHFLWAKSVGGGIKTDITYSNSLCYNTFPFPSLSEYQKGELTQSAFRILEERENYSEKTLAQLYDPEKMPKGLREAHHLNDLAVERCYRSKPFESDEERLEYLFKLYEKMIAEEKEKDMLFLKRKKVKQVKN
- a CDS encoding GIY-YIG nuclease family protein; amino-acid sequence: MDKNKVLDDIFNNDEFDILNVKPKISNARNADERLVASFGEINAFFKKHNREPQPNPANISEYQLYTRLKGIRADINKLESLLREDDHGLLKLEVKTIESFDDIFADDTFDLLDDNTDLFDFKHTPKDDDRAAADFVARRKSIKKFDEYERLFKGIHNDLSNGKRKLVDFKQGNLREGTYYVHNGVLFLLEKIQITKKEHYKEDGTRVREDGRTRCVFENGTESNMLKRSVEKILYANGKVVSENVDEVNEAFIEKFNDITDEDKEAGFIYVLISKSKDEKIITIDNLYKIGYSKDEVQERIKNAEKEPTYLMAPVQIVSAWKCYNMNPQKLEQLLHNFFGKACMNIDIFDENKKRYTPREWFIAPLDIIEHAIDLIISGEVIKYKYDAENRVIVLK
- a CDS encoding DEAD/DEAH box helicase; amino-acid sequence: MPDIVNVNYHKTGNSTKTNPMGMREMQTRAFESRDAQYLLLKAPPASGKSRALMFLALDKLVNQGIKKVIVAVPERSIGSSFSSMDLKRDGFFANWELNDEYNLCTPGDEGSSSKVKAFHKFMDSDEKILICTHATLRFACEEFDETKFNDTLLAIDEFHHVSADANNRLGELLKSIMSKSTAHIVAMTGSYFRGDSVPILTPENEAKFTKVTYNYYEQLNGYNFLKSLGIGYHFYTGKYTSAILEILDTNKKTILHIPNVNSGESTKDKHNEVNFILDAIGDVIKQDSDTGVIHIKRHGDGKLLKVADLVEDSLRERDKIVNYLRNIKSVDDMDLIIALGMAKEGFDWPFCEHALTVGYRGSLTEIIQIIGRCTRDSNNKTHAQFTNLIASPEAIQDDVKIATNNMLKAITASLLMEQVLAPNFKFKTKIDNEDEDVKSGEIRIRGFKEPSSKRVKDIVESDLNDLKATILQDDTMLKAMPGNIDPEVINKVLIPKIIRVKYPELSDDEIEEIRQHVVVDSVVKNGEIKEVGDQRFIRMADKFINIEDIHIDLIDTINPFQKAFEILSKSVTAKVLKVIQDTIEATRVKMDFEEAKILWPKIVEFKKMYDREPSLNANNPLERRMAECIIYLKEEKRKRMSNG